Proteins from one Bradyrhizobium amphicarpaeae genomic window:
- a CDS encoding DUF3616 domain-containing protein, which yields MTLARTGWLATLLLGLVVACVPPSIAGADDAWPVKKRLIGEDDGKSKDVSGIACTTADGFPRSCLVIDDNLQDAQFVELTDGKLVAGSPVKLIDNTFNDKALELDGEGVAFSKGDYEYYYVIGSHGHPRDKDHKLDPEKDADKIRAKIAASSQIVRFRTTGVNGNVSGLERTSKLRDVIGTEPALRDFMDVRLEKNGLTIEGVAIKGDRTLLAGFRGPVLDGKCAVVLAVEVASLFGDGKSSDHRLYRLPLGNGRGVRDLASFGDGILVLAGPGADGPGTYAVYAWDGASESVELLKDLPFDPKRKPEGLLPLDKTSTGWRVLILFDGDKEGAPTPIEISASGPRSSSCPPG from the coding sequence ATGACCCTCGCCAGAACGGGATGGCTTGCGACTCTGCTGCTCGGGCTCGTCGTGGCGTGCGTGCCTCCTTCCATAGCCGGGGCGGACGATGCGTGGCCGGTCAAGAAAAGGCTGATCGGCGAGGACGACGGCAAGTCGAAGGATGTCAGTGGCATTGCCTGCACGACCGCGGATGGATTTCCCCGTTCGTGCCTCGTCATCGACGACAACCTCCAGGACGCCCAGTTCGTCGAATTGACCGACGGCAAGCTCGTTGCCGGCAGCCCGGTCAAATTGATCGACAATACGTTCAACGACAAAGCGCTCGAACTCGATGGCGAGGGCGTCGCCTTCTCCAAAGGGGACTACGAGTATTATTACGTCATCGGCTCGCACGGCCATCCCCGGGACAAGGACCACAAGCTCGATCCAGAGAAAGATGCCGATAAGATTCGAGCGAAGATCGCTGCGAGCAGCCAGATCGTCCGGTTTCGCACGACAGGGGTAAATGGCAACGTGTCGGGCCTCGAGCGTACGTCGAAACTGAGAGATGTCATCGGGACTGAGCCCGCTCTTCGCGACTTCATGGATGTTCGGCTGGAGAAGAACGGTCTGACCATCGAGGGAGTGGCGATCAAGGGCGATCGGACATTGCTCGCGGGATTCCGCGGTCCCGTGCTGGACGGCAAGTGCGCCGTCGTTCTGGCGGTCGAGGTGGCTTCCCTGTTTGGTGACGGGAAGAGTTCGGACCATCGCTTGTACCGGCTGCCGCTCGGCAACGGTCGTGGCGTGCGCGATCTCGCATCATTCGGGGATGGCATTCTCGTTCTGGCAGGTCCTGGTGCGGACGGACCCGGGACCTACGCCGTTTATGCGTGGGACGGCGCATCGGAATCCGTCGAGCTGCTGAAGGACCTGCCATTCGATCCGAAGCGAAAGCCGGAGGGACTTCTGCCGCTGGACAAGACGTCCACCGGATGGCGTGTCCTCATCCTGTTCGATGGCGACAAGGAAGGTGCGCCCACCCCGATCGAGATATCGGCGTCGGGGCCGCGATCCTCATCCTGTCCTCCCGGCTAG
- the iaaH gene encoding indoleacetamide hydrolase, with protein MDFDQLTLGQAAAGVRAGTVTSTTLTTEALARAKSNADLNAFVTLDEDGALKAAAAFDATGDKDKPLGGVPVVIKDNIEVAGLPCSAGTPALRDYVPKADAPVVAKLRAAGAIIIGKTSMHELAFGISGYNSALRTGAGFGVRNAYDRTLIAGGSSSGTGAAIGARIVAGGLGTDTGGSVRVPAALNGCASLRPTVGRYPQQGIAPISHTRDTAGPMAATMADVALLDRVITGGAAVAPADLKQMRIGIVRTMLTNLDVDTETAFQAAIVRMKAQGVTVVEVEMPQLAELNGQVGFPVALYEAYDDMVGYLAHTGTGLTIEALAMEIASPDVKGTYDGLVIPRKLPGPDDTLLDARPIYDAAIKTARPALQALYATTFADHRLDAIAFPTTPRVAIASNPDSSSLENFGLFIQNTDPGSNAGIPGIQIPIALGATSKLPIGLELDGPAGSDHRLLAIGMALDDIFKRLPPPTS; from the coding sequence ATGGATTTCGACCAATTGACCCTGGGCCAGGCCGCAGCCGGCGTCCGCGCCGGGACCGTCACGAGTACGACCCTCACGACGGAGGCTCTTGCGCGCGCCAAGTCCAACGCCGATCTCAATGCCTTCGTCACGCTGGACGAGGACGGCGCCCTGAAGGCCGCAGCGGCATTCGACGCGACGGGCGACAAGGACAAGCCGCTCGGCGGCGTGCCCGTCGTGATCAAGGACAACATCGAGGTCGCGGGATTGCCTTGCAGCGCCGGCACGCCCGCCCTCAGAGACTACGTTCCAAAGGCCGATGCGCCGGTCGTGGCAAAGCTGCGCGCGGCGGGCGCGATCATCATCGGCAAGACCAGCATGCACGAGCTGGCCTTCGGCATCTCCGGCTACAACTCCGCGTTAAGGACCGGCGCCGGGTTCGGCGTACGCAACGCCTATGACCGCACCCTGATCGCCGGCGGCTCCTCGTCGGGGACCGGCGCTGCGATCGGCGCGCGGATCGTCGCCGGCGGGCTCGGCACCGACACCGGTGGGTCGGTGCGCGTGCCCGCCGCGCTGAACGGATGTGCCTCGCTGCGCCCGACGGTCGGCCGCTATCCGCAACAAGGCATCGCCCCGATCTCGCATACCCGTGACACAGCGGGCCCGATGGCCGCGACCATGGCCGACGTCGCGCTGCTCGATCGCGTGATCACGGGTGGCGCGGCGGTCGCACCGGCCGACCTGAAGCAAATGCGGATCGGCATCGTGAGGACGATGTTGACCAATCTCGATGTCGACACCGAAACCGCTTTCCAGGCCGCCATCGTGCGGATGAAAGCACAGGGCGTCACGGTCGTTGAGGTCGAGATGCCGCAGCTCGCCGAGCTCAACGGCCAGGTCGGCTTCCCCGTTGCGCTGTATGAAGCCTATGACGACATGGTCGGATATCTCGCCCACACCGGCACAGGCCTCACCATCGAAGCGCTGGCGATGGAGATTGCCAGCCCCGACGTGAAGGGTACCTATGACGGCCTGGTGATCCCGCGCAAACTGCCGGGTCCGGACGATACGCTGCTCGATGCAAGGCCGATCTATGACGCGGCGATCAAGACCGCGCGACCGGCGCTACAGGCGCTCTATGCCACGACCTTCGCCGATCATCGGCTCGACGCCATCGCTTTCCCGACCACACCGCGTGTGGCAATCGCTTCCAATCCCGACTCCAGCAGCCTCGAAAACTTCGGACTGTTCATCCAGAACACCGATCCCGGCAGCAATGCCGGCATACCTGGAATCCAAATCCCGATCGCGCTTGGCGCTACCAGCAAATTGCCGATCGGGCTCGAACTTGACGGCCCCGCTGGCAGCGATCATCGCCTGCTTGCGATCGGCATGGCGCTCGACGATATTTTCAAGCGGTTGCCCCCACCGACTTCCTGA